One window of Doryrhamphus excisus isolate RoL2022-K1 chromosome 13, RoL_Dexc_1.0, whole genome shotgun sequence genomic DNA carries:
- the LOC131140059 gene encoding transmembrane protein 179: protein MALDNLIFAQCILYFLAFVFGFIAVVPLSENTEDFGGKCLLFTRGMWQNENITVSKQRFIVDEWGPESSCSFITFVGIASLILSAVQAWRLLFFLCKGHDDSIFNAFLNLLISSLVVFTIFLSSTMVSVGFNLWCDSITEGGTMPNSCEELQDTDLELGVNNSAFYDQFAIAQFGLWAAWLTWLGIAALAFLKVYHNYSLLDGLIHEKELLLGRSSSRRGSDLKTGLI from the exons ATGGccctcgacaatttaattttcGCTCAATGCATTCTGTATTTTTTAGCTTTTGTATTCGGTTTCATCGCAGTGGTTCCTCTGTCCGAAAACACGGAggattttggggggaaatgtcTGCTGTTCACGCGTGGGATGTGGCAGAATGAGAACATCACTGTGTCGAAGCAGCGGTTCATCGTGGATGAATGGGGACCCGAGTCTTCCTGCAGCTTCATCACTTTTGTCGGGATAGCCTCCCTCATCCTGTCCGCAGTGCAGGCTTGGAGGCTGCTCTTCTTCCTGTGCAAAGGACACGACGA CTCCATCTTCAATGCCTTCCTCAACCTGCTGATCAGCTCCCTGGTGGTCTTCACCATCTTCCTGTCCAGCACCATGGTCAGCGTGGGCTTCAACCTGTGGTGTGACTCCATCACAGAGGGGGGCACCATGCCCAACAG TTGCGAGGAATTGCAGGACACTGATCTGGAGCTGGGCGTTAACAATTCTGCTTTCTATGACCAGTTTGCTATAGCTCAG TTTGGCTTGTGGGCTGCATGGCTCACCTGGCTGGGGATTGCCGCGTTGGCCTTCCTCAAGGTCTACCACAACTACAGCCTGCTGGACGGTCTCATCCACGAAAAGGAGCTGCTACTGGGACGCTCTTCTTCTCGTCGCGGCTCTGACCTCAAAACCGGCCTCATCTAG